One segment of Phycisphaerae bacterium DNA contains the following:
- a CDS encoding HEAT repeat domain-containing protein: MAKRPKILDILARIDDPVADEAMVAGILYVDADLQTEIVDLLLSRGHDLGLAALPQLYDKLEEDSQRRIVGQTAQLFSAMRSCVRGPDVQTRLNTLRIIRDSKNLRLAYLVALAMHDGAAKVRAEAATTLLALSEYHDATYAETTAALRESADDEDLAQPIVATLQMLREERQFLFAALRESLESYESHHRPEVLAAAMAHADELEDSLFKNSTLKRGKLTHAMLEILAGTLVVNSAIRSGAANSRYVPFLYVALRYPELRRRVMNHISTNSDPEFFVEFIRCGWLARDPGNRRHLSAVRLLTWLGDGFEPAFTLPPEIAAKLPGWLLAFGLPSDQKVAILLNLLLIDNLEANRAALWALTQIQTPSASLALQGAADHEAESVRRMAQFEIAHRRRMEERHVHHARKDRPAEWAQLLERAGISEEFDDLWRNFEGLQPAQAQLAGQFAPEYVEGLNLHVQNKMLDAQPAERLRAVRFVTTLRIVDRFRKDLFSLANDPMAEVRATVMKALAGIGEATSRRILERGLGDDSPAVQAAAIEALDALGALRRNPDRLLPKTESEDAAVRAAAIRALLKMHVPKSAVALVMMLQDPRVEHRCTALWIIDQMRLSAIAPRVQTLAENDQDPRIARTAQQVLRRLVQRPSPAPAARPVEVPA, from the coding sequence ATGGCGAAGCGACCGAAAATACTGGACATCCTGGCCCGGATCGACGATCCCGTCGCCGACGAAGCGATGGTCGCCGGCATCCTTTACGTCGACGCCGACTTGCAGACGGAGATTGTGGACCTGCTCCTCTCGCGCGGCCACGACCTTGGTCTTGCGGCCCTGCCCCAGCTCTACGACAAGCTGGAAGAAGACTCGCAGCGGCGGATCGTCGGCCAGACGGCCCAGCTCTTCTCGGCGATGCGCTCCTGCGTCCGCGGTCCAGACGTGCAGACGCGGCTGAACACCTTGCGGATCATTCGCGACAGCAAGAATCTCCGTCTGGCGTACCTCGTCGCCCTGGCGATGCACGACGGCGCCGCCAAGGTCCGCGCCGAAGCGGCGACGACGCTTCTGGCCCTTTCCGAATATCACGACGCGACCTACGCCGAGACGACGGCCGCCCTGCGCGAATCGGCCGACGACGAGGACCTTGCCCAACCCATTGTCGCCACGCTCCAGATGCTCCGCGAAGAGCGGCAGTTCCTGTTCGCCGCGCTCCGCGAAAGCCTGGAAAGCTACGAGAGCCACCATCGACCGGAGGTATTGGCCGCGGCGATGGCTCACGCCGACGAGCTGGAGGATTCGCTCTTCAAGAACAGCACGCTGAAGCGCGGAAAGCTCACGCACGCCATGCTCGAAATCCTCGCCGGCACCCTGGTCGTCAACTCGGCGATCAGGAGCGGCGCGGCGAACTCCCGATACGTCCCCTTTCTCTACGTGGCCCTGCGCTACCCCGAGCTTCGCCGCCGCGTAATGAACCACATCTCGACCAACAGCGACCCCGAATTCTTCGTCGAGTTCATCCGCTGCGGTTGGCTGGCCCGCGACCCCGGCAATCGGCGGCACCTGTCCGCCGTCCGCTTGCTCACTTGGCTGGGGGACGGCTTCGAACCCGCCTTCACCCTGCCGCCGGAAATCGCCGCCAAGCTACCCGGCTGGCTCCTGGCATTTGGCCTGCCCTCCGACCAGAAGGTCGCCATCCTGCTGAACCTCCTGCTGATTGACAATCTGGAAGCCAACCGCGCCGCCCTCTGGGCCTTGACGCAGATCCAGACGCCCAGCGCCTCCCTCGCGCTGCAGGGCGCGGCGGACCACGAGGCCGAATCGGTCCGCCGCATGGCCCAGTTCGAAATCGCCCACCGCCGGCGCATGGAAGAGCGTCATGTCCACCATGCCCGGAAAGACCGCCCCGCCGAGTGGGCCCAGCTATTGGAACGCGCGGGGATCAGCGAGGAGTTCGACGACTTGTGGCGAAACTTCGAGGGATTGCAGCCCGCCCAGGCGCAGCTCGCCGGCCAATTCGCGCCCGAATATGTCGAAGGGCTGAACCTGCACGTCCAGAACAAAATGCTCGACGCGCAGCCCGCCGAACGACTTCGCGCAGTTCGCTTCGTTACGACGCTGCGAATCGTCGACCGGTTTCGAAAAGACTTGTTCAGCCTCGCCAACGATCCGATGGCAGAAGTCCGCGCGACTGTGATGAAGGCCCTGGCGGGGATCGGCGAGGCCACCAGCCGGCGGATCCTGGAGCGCGGTCTCGGCGATGATTCCCCCGCCGTGCAGGCCGCCGCGATCGAGGCGCTCGACGCGCTAGGGGCCCTGAGGAGGAACCCCGATCGGCTGCTGCCCAAAACGGAAAGCGAGGATGCGGCGGTCCGGGCCGCGGCCATCCGGGCGCTGCTCAAGATGCACGTTCCCAAGTCCGCGGTCGCGTTGGTGATGATGCTGCAGGACCCCCGCGTCGAACATCGATGCACGGCGCTTTGGATCATCGACCAGATGCGGCTCTCCGCCATCGCCCCGCGCGTGCAGACCCTGGCCGAGAACGATCAGGACCCGCGCATCGCCCGAACGGCGCAACAGGTCCTGCGACGGCTGGTGCAGCGGCCGTCGCCCGCCCCTGCGGCGCGCCCGGTGGAGGTGCCGGCATGA
- the mgtE gene encoding magnesium transporter, whose amino-acid sequence MLGDLLLPEIEELIDTRNFTALREALADLPAADIADIFADLPPERVAIIFRILPREKATAVFEYLPLEAQESALRALGQEQVAAVLNEMAPDDRTTLLEEIPGEAAQRLISLLSPDERRIAVRLLGYPEESIGRRMTPDYVAIRKDWSISHVFSHIRQVGKDKETLNVVFVTDERGHLIDDIRLRDVVLADPNGTVADIMDGHYAFLHANDDQEEAVRAFKKYDRSALPVVDSTNTLVGIVTIDDVLDVAEREETEDVQKMAAVAVLAEPYLGVTSLTMVRKRAPWLLLLFAGELLTISAMHRFEETLQAVVLLAMFIPLIISSGGNSGSQAASLVIRALAVGELTIADWWHVMRRELLSGLMFGSLLGLAAFITAFGFGLFRASQGDPNPYNLLLAFAVGTSLVGVVLFGTLVGSMLPLLLKRAGLDPAVSSTPFVATLVDVTGLVIYFVTAKIILHGTLL is encoded by the coding sequence ATGCTGGGCGATTTGCTGCTGCCGGAGATTGAGGAGCTGATCGATACGCGGAATTTCACCGCGCTGCGCGAGGCCCTCGCCGACCTGCCCGCCGCCGACATCGCCGACATCTTCGCCGACCTGCCGCCCGAACGCGTCGCCATCATTTTCCGAATCCTACCAAGGGAAAAGGCGACGGCTGTCTTCGAATATCTGCCGCTGGAGGCGCAGGAGTCCGCCCTGCGCGCTTTGGGCCAGGAGCAGGTCGCCGCCGTGCTGAACGAAATGGCGCCGGACGACCGTACCACGCTGCTCGAGGAAATCCCCGGTGAGGCCGCCCAACGGCTCATCAGCCTCCTCTCGCCCGACGAGCGGCGCATTGCCGTGCGGCTCCTCGGCTATCCCGAAGAATCGATCGGCCGCCGCATGACGCCGGACTACGTCGCCATCCGCAAGGATTGGTCGATCTCCCACGTCTTCTCACACATCCGCCAGGTCGGCAAGGACAAGGAGACGCTCAACGTCGTCTTCGTGACCGACGAACGCGGCCATCTGATCGACGACATCCGCCTGCGCGATGTCGTCCTCGCCGACCCCAACGGGACGGTCGCGGACATTATGGACGGTCACTACGCCTTCCTTCACGCGAACGACGACCAGGAAGAGGCGGTCCGGGCATTCAAGAAATACGATCGCAGTGCGCTTCCGGTGGTGGATTCGACGAATACGCTGGTGGGAATCGTGACGATCGACGACGTGCTGGACGTGGCGGAGCGCGAAGAGACGGAAGACGTGCAGAAGATGGCGGCGGTCGCGGTGCTGGCAGAGCCCTATTTGGGCGTCACCTCGTTGACCATGGTACGCAAGCGCGCGCCGTGGCTGCTGCTCCTGTTCGCGGGAGAATTACTGACCATCTCCGCGATGCATCGTTTCGAGGAGACGCTTCAGGCCGTTGTGCTCCTGGCGATGTTCATTCCCCTCATCATCAGCAGCGGCGGAAACTCCGGCTCTCAGGCCGCGTCACTGGTCATTCGCGCCCTGGCCGTCGGCGAATTAACTATCGCCGACTGGTGGCACGTCATGCGCCGCGAGCTGCTGTCCGGCCTCATGTTCGGCTCGCTGCTCGGTCTGGCGGCCTTCATTACCGCGTTCGGCTTCGGACTGTTTCGCGCCTCGCAGGGCGATCCCAACCCCTACAACCTGCTTCTGGCGTTCGCCGTGGGGACCTCGCTCGTCGGCGTCGTGCTCTTTGGGACCCTCGTGGGGTCCATGCTCCCGCTTCTGCTTAAGCGGGCCGGCCTCGACCCCGCCGTCTCGTCCACGCCCTTCGTCGCTACGCTGGTGGATGTCACCGGCCTGGTCATCTACTTTGTAACGGCGAAGATCATTCTGCACGGGACGCTGCTTTAG
- a CDS encoding metalloregulator ArsR/SmtB family transcription factor codes for MVLDRSPALDRVFHALAHPTRRAILRRLSDREQTLSELAAPFRMSFPAASKHVRVLERARLVRRRVVGRTHLCRIAPRPLAQADEWLEGYRRIWEERYQRLDDLLEEMKNEESASRRSTKPHEGDRP; via the coding sequence ATGGTTTTAGATCGATCCCCCGCCCTTGACCGCGTTTTTCACGCCCTGGCCCATCCGACAAGGCGAGCGATTCTCCGCCGCCTCAGCGACCGGGAGCAGACCCTGAGCGAACTGGCCGCCCCCTTCCGGATGTCCTTTCCCGCGGCCTCGAAGCACGTCCGCGTGCTGGAGCGGGCCCGGCTGGTGCGCCGGCGCGTCGTCGGTCGTACGCACCTTTGTCGGATCGCGCCGCGCCCTCTCGCCCAGGCCGACGAGTGGCTGGAGGGCTATCGCCGCATCTGGGAGGAGCGATATCAGCGACTGGATGACTTGTTGGAAGAGATGAAAAATGAGGAATCGGCGAGTCGCAGGTCAACCAAACCCCACGAAGGAGACCGTCCATGA
- a CDS encoding SRPBCC family protein, whose product MTKAQPMQVTTPNDLEIEMTRDFSAPRHLLFRAYTDPTLIPKWWGLRNHTTTVDKMDVRPGGGWRYVCRDQDGNVFAFRGEYREVVPPSKLVYTFEFEPMAGHVMTETILFEEKGRTTRVTTRSAFTSKEDRDGMIASGMEQGATESCERLDELLATLS is encoded by the coding sequence ATGACCAAGGCACAACCCATGCAAGTGACGACCCCCAACGACTTGGAGATCGAGATGACCCGCGATTTCTCCGCGCCGCGGCATCTGCTCTTTCGGGCCTACACCGACCCGACGCTGATCCCGAAATGGTGGGGGCTCAGGAATCACACGACGACCGTCGACAAGATGGATGTCAGGCCGGGCGGCGGCTGGCGATACGTATGCCGCGATCAAGACGGCAATGTATTCGCATTCCGGGGCGAATATCGGGAGGTCGTTCCGCCCAGCAAACTGGTCTATACATTTGAATTCGAGCCGATGGCCGGACACGTCATGACGGAGACGATCCTCTTTGAAGAGAAGGGCCGCACAACACGCGTGACGACTCGCTCCGCCTTCACGTCGAAGGAAGATCGGGATGGGATGATCGCTTCCGGTATGGAGCAGGGAGCGACCGAGTCCTGCGAACGGCTGGACGAGCTACTGGCAACGTTGTCGTGA
- a CDS encoding SRPBCC family protein, which yields MNRGKLKITTPGDREVVMTRAFNAPRHLVWQALTKPDLVKRWLLGPPGWSMPVCEIDLKVGGAYRYVWRQDSNGLLMGMRGVYREVVAPERLVATEVFDESWYPGEALDTTVLVEQGGTTTVTLTVLYDSREARDTVLKTPMTEGVAGGYDRLEELLASGTVR from the coding sequence ATGAATCGTGGGAAATTGAAAATCACGACGCCCGGCGACCGCGAGGTCGTCATGACCCGCGCCTTCAACGCCCCGCGCCATCTGGTCTGGCAGGCGCTGACCAAACCCGATTTAGTCAAACGTTGGCTGCTCGGGCCGCCTGGCTGGTCGATGCCGGTCTGCGAGATCGATCTGAAAGTGGGTGGCGCCTACCGTTACGTTTGGCGCCAGGATTCCAATGGGCTCCTGATGGGGATGCGCGGCGTCTATCGCGAGGTCGTGGCGCCCGAACGCCTCGTCGCCACCGAAGTGTTCGACGAATCGTGGTACCCAGGCGAGGCCCTGGATACGACGGTCCTCGTTGAACAAGGCGGCACGACGACGGTCACGCTCACGGTCCTCTACGACTCGCGGGAAGCCCGTGACACCGTACTCAAGACCCCGATGACGGAAGGCGTGGCCGGAGGCTACGACCGGCTGGAGGAGTTGCTGGCCTCGGGAACGGTCCGATGA
- a CDS encoding Rid family detoxifying hydrolase has translation MEIEVIATPNAPKSVGPYSQATRAGGFIFCAGQGGFDPKSGRLVDGGIREQTRQVLRNIGAILDAGGSSLRRVVKVTVFLHDWKYFGAMNEVFAEFFPEKPPARSTVQGERWPEGSLVAIEAIALA, from the coding sequence ATGGAAATCGAAGTCATAGCCACTCCCAACGCTCCCAAGTCGGTAGGCCCCTACTCCCAGGCCACACGCGCCGGCGGATTTATTTTCTGCGCGGGCCAAGGCGGATTCGACCCAAAGAGTGGACGTCTCGTCGATGGCGGGATCCGTGAACAAACAAGACAGGTCCTCCGCAACATCGGCGCCATCCTCGACGCAGGCGGAAGTAGTCTCCGTCGCGTCGTGAAAGTCACTGTCTTTCTGCACGACTGGAAGTATTTTGGGGCGATGAACGAAGTCTTTGCCGAATTCTTCCCTGAAAAACCGCCGGCGCGATCAACGGTACAGGGCGAGCGCTGGCCGGAAGGATCGCTGGTAGCCATTGAGGCGATCGCCTTGGCCTGA
- a CDS encoding GNAT family N-acetyltransferase, with protein sequence MIGLRRFELQPHLVGELLELRPLRPEDWAALFAVAADPLIWEQHPARDRYKENVFREFFQEAIDSGGAFVVIDRKTQEIIGSSRYFGYDAEKSEIEIGWTFLARAYWGGEYNGEMKRLMLDHAFKFVDRVIFIIGPENRRSRRAVEKIGAVFAGRRERKDAQGKTAEIVVYEITQAAYTARA encoded by the coding sequence TTGATCGGATTGAGACGTTTTGAACTACAACCTCACCTCGTCGGTGAACTTTTGGAACTTCGACCGCTTCGACCGGAGGACTGGGCGGCGCTGTTCGCCGTCGCGGCGGACCCGTTGATTTGGGAACAGCATCCCGCCCGCGACCGGTACAAGGAGAACGTATTTCGCGAGTTTTTTCAGGAGGCGATTGACTCGGGCGGGGCGTTCGTCGTCATCGACCGCAAGACGCAGGAAATCATCGGCTCGTCGCGGTACTTTGGATACGACGCCGAAAAGAGCGAAATCGAGATCGGCTGGACCTTCCTCGCCCGCGCCTATTGGGGAGGGGAATACAACGGCGAGATGAAGCGACTCATGCTCGATCACGCCTTCAAGTTCGTAGATCGCGTCATCTTTATCATCGGGCCGGAAAATCGACGCTCTCGGCGGGCCGTCGAGAAAATCGGCGCGGTGTTTGCGGGCCGGCGGGAGAGAAAAGATGCACAGGGGAAAACCGCTGAAATCGTGGTCTATGAAATCACCCAGGCGGCCTACACCGCGCGGGCATGA
- a CDS encoding GNAT family N-acetyltransferase, which yields MIPSAATAPPASHRIRTMEIRALRPEEHDAWLSLREELWPDLSRDDLRWELFDVLADRTRNHTLVAVDGKGGLVGFVEVSMREWAEGCTTHPVGYIEAWYVRSACHRQGIGRRLVEAAEDWARSRGCLEMGSDADLSNEISHRAHGALGYSEVGRAVLFSKKLAP from the coding sequence ATGATACCGTCGGCGGCGACCGCGCCGCCCGCCTCTCATCGCATTCGCACCATGGAAATTCGCGCACTACGCCCCGAGGAACACGACGCATGGCTCAGCCTCCGCGAGGAACTCTGGCCGGATCTCTCGCGAGATGATTTGAGATGGGAGCTGTTCGACGTACTTGCCGACCGCACGCGGAACCATACGCTGGTCGCGGTGGACGGGAAAGGGGGATTGGTCGGCTTCGTCGAAGTATCGATGCGCGAATGGGCAGAAGGATGTACAACGCACCCCGTGGGATACATCGAGGCCTGGTATGTTCGTAGCGCGTGTCATCGGCAGGGCATCGGCCGGCGGCTGGTGGAAGCGGCCGAGGATTGGGCCCGGTCGCGCGGATGCTTGGAGATGGGTTCCGACGCGGACTTGAGCAATGAGATCAGCCATCGCGCGCATGGTGCACTGGGATATTCCGAGGTCGGCCGGGCGGTTCTGTTCAGCAAGAAACTCGCGCCCTAG
- a CDS encoding DUF1801 domain-containing protein codes for MAGKTKTKATSHDEYLAVLPATQRTALVKLRKAIRSAAPKAEECISYQLAAFRHDGKMLVAYGATPKHCAFYLMSNKTVAAHKKGLKDYETSAGTIRFPASKPLSAALVQKLVKARIAENAESKRLK; via the coding sequence ATGGCCGGAAAGACAAAAACCAAGGCCACGTCACACGATGAGTATCTCGCCGTCCTACCCGCCACCCAGCGGACCGCGCTGGTGAAACTCCGCAAGGCCATTCGCTCGGCGGCGCCAAAGGCCGAAGAATGCATCAGCTATCAGCTCGCCGCGTTTCGGCATGACGGGAAGATGCTCGTGGCATACGGCGCGACGCCGAAGCACTGCGCCTTCTATCTCATGAGCAATAAGACGGTGGCGGCGCACAAGAAGGGACTCAAGGACTACGAAACGAGCGCGGGCACCATTCGCTTCCCGGCGAGTAAGCCTCTATCGGCAGCTCTTGTGCAGAAACTAGTCAAGGCCCGGATCGCGGAGAATGCGGAGAGCAAGAGACTGAAGTAG
- a CDS encoding CbrC family protein, producing the protein MVFSYGACVSSTFVFRPSRRANESVYNELMEVLPAFSLFPDSVPERIFERSAVACDICKRPRGLIYTGPQYSESPATDDLRICPWCIADGSAAERGITFNDSTIYPHFDATLDCD; encoded by the coding sequence ATGGTTTTTTCTTACGGCGCATGCGTGTCCTCCACCTTCGTCTTTAGGCCAAGTCGGCGCGCGAATGAATCAGTGTACAATGAACTAATGGAAGTGCTTCCAGCTTTTTCGCTGTTTCCCGATTCAGTCCCGGAGCGCATTTTTGAACGATCCGCGGTCGCTTGCGACATCTGCAAGCGTCCACGGGGATTGATATACACGGGACCTCAATACAGCGAATCACCGGCGACGGACGACCTGAGAATATGTCCGTGGTGCATTGCCGATGGATCGGCGGCTGAACGCGGAATCACCTTTAACGATTCAACGATTTACCCACATTTCGACGCTACTCTGGATTGTGACTGA
- a CDS encoding DNA alkylation repair protein: MRRKKKPSRDNQTLKKEPRRSPRVEAGAVLASLKRLASKKTREEMGPRYGVHTDRAFGVPVGKIQQLGKRLGRSHELAAELWKSGWYEARMLAAFVDEPLRVTPAQMDRWCRDFDNWGICDTVCFKLFDQVPAAIAFRKVGQWSREKGEFQKRAAFALLACVALHDKTTGDAPFVRSLSLIERAATDERNFVKKAVSWALRSIGQRSSKLHTLAMATSKRLAASSTAAARWVGKDALRDLSRPAAERRIQSRDR; encoded by the coding sequence ATGCGCCGTAAGAAAAAACCATCTCGCGATAATCAAACTCTAAAAAAAGAACCGCGACGGTCGCCAAGAGTCGAGGCCGGGGCCGTCCTCGCCTCCCTCAAGCGCCTGGCTTCCAAGAAAACCCGCGAGGAGATGGGGCCGCGGTATGGCGTCCACACCGATAGGGCCTTCGGCGTGCCGGTCGGGAAGATTCAGCAACTGGGCAAGCGCCTCGGGCGCAGTCATGAACTCGCCGCCGAGCTATGGAAGTCCGGCTGGTACGAGGCGCGGATGCTGGCCGCGTTCGTCGACGAGCCGCTGCGCGTCACGCCGGCGCAGATGGACCGCTGGTGCCGGGATTTCGACAACTGGGGCATCTGCGACACGGTCTGTTTCAAACTGTTCGACCAGGTGCCGGCGGCGATCGCCTTCCGCAAGGTCGGGCAATGGTCCCGCGAGAAGGGCGAGTTCCAGAAGCGCGCGGCCTTTGCACTGTTGGCGTGCGTCGCCCTGCACGACAAGACGACCGGCGACGCGCCGTTTGTAAGATCATTGTCCCTGATTGAGCGTGCTGCCACGGACGAGCGCAACTTCGTCAAAAAGGCCGTTAGTTGGGCGCTGCGCTCGATCGGCCAGCGCAGCTCGAAGCTCCATACACTGGCAATGGCGACCTCTAAACGCCTCGCCGCATCGTCCACCGCCGCCGCGCGATGGGTCGGTAAAGATGCCCTGCGCGACCTCAGCCGTCCCGCAGCAGAGCGTCGGATTCAGTCGCGAGACCGGTAA
- a CDS encoding adenylate/guanylate cyclase domain-containing protein, whose translation MTDPFNSATDYLRDRPVLTRRQTWMLGLFLPLILALAGAALTTQDWVRRIEQASIDWRFSAVGPRRPPPNVVIVEIDEASRENLKRGDRLLNLREPLASAIDHLSQAGAAVIALDLYLSDRTDDAADARLAEAIAGADVILAAAYSGGRTKRAHPIFLASAPAEGDISVESDSDGVLRRLPSRLYLDVPAAGGGIERLPHFPLMAAMYLVKSDQVEVARMFEGGRAHVAGRTLAPRALVDFTAAQGQGWTTLTFEQAATNQFDPLMVKDAIILVGESRMIADQFAMPLAGVDPGVYYHANVIAQILSGRIFDEYWASELPAQGLAAVLALLAGLVAWNQQRWFTGRRGGYYLAAIVIGGVSLFLLGWTLVCFAMFHRGVLLPLAGPLAAMGLSLGTGLVAQWLIQNARTRRLMERNRRIEALFGQSVSENVLEALRADPQTIMQTHVREVSVLFCDLRSYTSVAEERPPEDVAAMLNEYFTHIAPAVFENDGFLDKFVGDALMAVYSVPLAQADHADRAVRTAIAIKRRLADLNRARAARGEAALSCGVGIHSGPAAAGHIGTRRRSNYSVIGHTVNLAARIEKLTSHGEILISQEVRDRIGDGYSVRPWRTVEVKGVQEAQQLFVVGAEEP comes from the coding sequence ATGACGGACCCTTTCAACAGCGCGACGGATTACCTGCGTGACCGGCCGGTGCTTACGCGTCGGCAGACATGGATGCTGGGCTTGTTCCTCCCACTGATTTTGGCGCTGGCCGGGGCGGCGCTGACCACTCAAGATTGGGTTCGGCGAATCGAGCAGGCCAGCATCGATTGGCGTTTCTCGGCGGTCGGCCCGCGCCGTCCGCCGCCGAATGTAGTGATCGTGGAGATTGACGAGGCCAGCCGCGAGAATCTCAAACGCGGCGATCGCCTGCTCAATCTCCGCGAGCCCCTGGCCTCGGCCATCGACCATCTATCGCAGGCCGGTGCCGCCGTCATTGCCCTGGACCTGTACCTCTCCGATCGGACCGACGATGCGGCCGACGCTCGGCTGGCGGAGGCCATCGCGGGCGCCGACGTCATCCTCGCCGCGGCCTATTCCGGCGGACGTACCAAGCGGGCCCACCCGATATTTCTCGCGTCTGCTCCGGCGGAAGGGGACATCTCGGTCGAATCGGATTCCGATGGCGTATTGCGGCGACTGCCGTCCCGCCTGTACCTCGATGTCCCCGCGGCGGGCGGCGGCATCGAACGGCTGCCGCATTTTCCGTTGATGGCCGCCATGTACCTGGTGAAAAGCGATCAAGTGGAAGTGGCGCGGATGTTCGAGGGAGGGCGGGCGCACGTGGCCGGTCGGACGCTCGCGCCGCGCGCTTTGGTCGATTTTACCGCCGCGCAGGGACAGGGCTGGACGACGCTCACGTTCGAGCAGGCGGCGACCAACCAGTTCGATCCTCTTATGGTGAAGGACGCGATCATTCTCGTGGGCGAGTCTCGCATGATCGCCGACCAGTTCGCCATGCCGCTGGCGGGCGTGGACCCCGGCGTCTATTACCACGCCAATGTCATCGCCCAGATTCTGAGCGGCCGGATCTTCGACGAATACTGGGCCAGTGAACTTCCCGCACAGGGTCTGGCCGCTGTGCTGGCTTTGCTGGCCGGACTGGTCGCGTGGAATCAGCAGCGGTGGTTTACCGGTCGGCGCGGAGGCTATTACCTCGCTGCAATTGTGATCGGCGGCGTGAGCTTGTTTCTCCTCGGCTGGACGCTCGTGTGTTTTGCGATGTTCCACCGCGGCGTCCTGCTGCCGCTGGCCGGTCCACTGGCGGCCATGGGGTTGTCGCTTGGAACGGGCCTGGTCGCGCAATGGCTGATCCAGAATGCGCGAACACGGCGATTGATGGAACGGAACCGGCGAATCGAAGCGCTCTTTGGGCAATCAGTGTCGGAGAATGTTCTTGAGGCCTTGCGTGCCGATCCCCAGACGATCATGCAAACGCACGTGCGGGAGGTCTCGGTACTGTTCTGCGACCTGCGGAGTTACACATCCGTCGCCGAAGAGCGGCCGCCGGAGGATGTGGCGGCGATGCTCAACGAATACTTCACGCATATTGCGCCCGCCGTTTTCGAAAACGACGGCTTCCTCGACAAGTTCGTTGGCGACGCACTGATGGCCGTGTATTCAGTTCCATTGGCCCAGGCGGATCATGCGGACCGCGCGGTTCGTACGGCGATTGCCATCAAACGGCGGCTGGCGGACTTGAACCGAGCTCGCGCCGCTCGCGGCGAGGCGGCGCTCTCGTGCGGCGTGGGTATCCATTCCGGACCCGCCGCGGCGGGCCACATCGGCACGCGTCGACGTTCGAACTACAGCGTCATCGGCCACACGGTCAATTTGGCGGCGCGGATTGAAAAGCTCACCAGCCACGGAGAGATCCTCATCAGTCAGGAGGTCCGTGATCGAATCGGCGACGGATACTCGGTGCGGCCCTGGCGGACGGTGGAAGTCAAGGGTGTTCAGGAGGCGCAGCAGTTGTTTGTCGTCGGGGCAGAGGAGCCGTAA